The proteins below are encoded in one region of Bosea sp. BIWAKO-01:
- a CDS encoding FAD-dependent oxidoreductase: protein MMTELRRFANRRSPDQDAREPAHHPVVIIGAGPVGLTLALDLARRAVPVVLIDDSDRIGEGSRAICFAKRTLEIFDRLGLAEGLVAKGITWQRGRVFRGQEQLYEFDLLPEPGHKQPAFINLQQYYVEAALADAAAAEALIDLRWSNRLTGIQPRSDGALLTIATPDGPYQLDAGWVVACDGARSPTRGLLGLEFLGEAFEDKFLIADVKMQAEFPTERWFWFAPPFHSGQSALLHKQPDDVWRIDLQLDRDADPEHERQPEIVRRRIRQMLGHDDFALEWVSVYRFQCRRLARFVHGPVAFAGDAAHQVSPFGARGANSGIQDADNLGWKLALVVKGQSPASLIDSYDRERVEAAQENILHSTRATDFIAPRSPGERVLRDAALALAGKAGFARRFVNSGRLSQPTTYLASPLSTPGPDWQGGLVAGTSFLDAALPSTAGGRQWLSETLAEGRPVIIACGLAAEGMTTAAALWVDVPARDGGDEPLARRYGLTPGDAVVLRPDGHVAARFRQATPAQLVAAIERLEGRAAA from the coding sequence ATGATGACGGAGCTGCGCCGTTTCGCCAATCGCCGCAGCCCTGACCAGGATGCACGCGAACCGGCCCATCATCCGGTAGTCATCATTGGCGCCGGCCCGGTCGGGCTGACGCTCGCGCTCGATCTGGCGCGCCGTGCCGTTCCCGTCGTGCTGATCGATGATTCCGATCGCATCGGCGAGGGCTCGCGCGCGATCTGCTTTGCCAAGCGTACACTCGAGATCTTCGACAGGCTCGGCCTCGCGGAAGGCTTGGTGGCCAAAGGCATCACCTGGCAGCGGGGCCGGGTCTTTCGCGGGCAGGAGCAGCTCTATGAGTTCGATCTGTTGCCCGAGCCTGGCCACAAGCAGCCAGCTTTCATCAACCTGCAGCAATATTACGTCGAAGCAGCGTTGGCCGACGCTGCGGCTGCGGAGGCGCTGATCGATCTGCGTTGGTCGAACCGTCTCACCGGTATCCAGCCTCGCAGCGACGGCGCGCTCCTGACCATCGCGACGCCGGATGGGCCCTATCAACTCGATGCCGGCTGGGTGGTCGCCTGCGACGGAGCGCGATCGCCGACGCGCGGGTTGCTTGGCCTGGAGTTTCTCGGCGAGGCCTTCGAGGACAAGTTCCTCATCGCCGACGTGAAGATGCAGGCGGAATTCCCCACCGAGCGCTGGTTCTGGTTCGCGCCGCCCTTCCATTCCGGCCAGTCCGCCCTGCTGCACAAGCAGCCGGACGATGTCTGGCGCATCGATCTGCAACTCGATCGTGACGCCGATCCTGAGCATGAACGACAGCCCGAGATCGTGCGGCGGCGCATCCGGCAGATGCTCGGCCATGACGATTTCGCGCTGGAATGGGTTTCGGTCTACCGCTTCCAGTGCCGCAGGCTCGCGCGCTTCGTCCATGGCCCGGTGGCCTTCGCCGGCGATGCGGCGCATCAGGTCTCACCCTTCGGCGCGCGCGGCGCCAATTCCGGCATCCAGGATGCCGACAATCTCGGCTGGAAACTGGCATTGGTCGTGAAGGGGCAGAGTCCCGCTTCCCTGATCGACAGCTATGACAGGGAGCGTGTCGAAGCGGCGCAGGAGAATATCCTGCATTCGACCCGCGCCACGGATTTCATCGCGCCGCGCTCGCCCGGCGAGCGGGTCTTGCGCGATGCGGCTCTTGCCCTGGCCGGCAAGGCCGGCTTCGCCCGGCGCTTCGTCAATTCCGGGCGTCTCTCGCAGCCGACGACCTATCTGGCGTCGCCGCTTTCGACGCCTGGCCCGGATTGGCAGGGGGGGCTCGTGGCAGGCACCTCCTTCCTGGACGCTGCGCTGCCATCCACAGCCGGAGGGCGGCAGTGGCTGAGCGAGACGCTGGCCGAGGGCAGGCCGGTCATCATCGCCTGCGGATTGGCGGCCGAGGGCATGACAACTGCCGCCGCCTTGTGGGTCGACGTTCCCGCCAGAGATGGGGGAGACGAGCCCCTAGCGCGGCGCTACGGATTGACGCCGGGCGATGCCGTCGTGCTGCGTCCGGACGGCCATGTCGCGGCGCGGTTTCGTCAGGCGACGCCGGCGCAACTGGTGGCCGCGATCGAGAGGCTGGAAGGGCGCGCCGCAGCATGA
- a CDS encoding DinB family protein, whose amino-acid sequence MSLVAYLRKSARNNAWANDRLLRACAELDDEAFRATRTSFFPSLHETLNHNLSVDQFYLDALEQGGRGLAVFDTFRPLDAAALLIVQGEADRRLIVFCDALSEAELARQVETDRGDDGKVPERIDDLLAHLFQHQIHHRGQAHAMLAGTKVAPPQLDEYFLVFDAGRRASDLRGLGIEGPEAIG is encoded by the coding sequence ATGTCCCTCGTCGCATATCTGCGCAAGTCGGCCCGCAACAATGCCTGGGCCAATGACCGGCTGCTGCGTGCCTGCGCCGAACTGGACGACGAGGCATTCAGGGCCACGCGAACGAGTTTCTTCCCCTCTCTCCACGAGACCTTGAACCACAATCTCTCGGTCGATCAGTTCTATCTCGACGCCCTGGAGCAGGGCGGGCGCGGGCTGGCCGTCTTCGATACCTTCCGGCCGCTCGACGCGGCTGCGCTCCTCATCGTGCAGGGCGAGGCCGATCGCCGCCTGATCGTCTTCTGCGATGCGTTGAGCGAGGCAGAGCTCGCACGGCAGGTCGAGACCGATCGCGGCGATGACGGCAAGGTGCCCGAGCGGATCGATGATCTGCTCGCGCATCTCTTCCAGCACCAGATCCATCATCGCGGCCAGGCCCACGCCATGCTCGCCGGTACGAAGGTCGCGCCGCCGCAGCTCGATGAGTATTTCCTCGTCTTCGATGCCGGCCGGCGTGCCTCCGATCTGCGGGGGCTTGGGATCGAGGGGCCGGAGGCGATCGGATGA
- a CDS encoding MBL fold metallo-hydrolase encodes MSTDKPAFASSADLGEKTISFDEIGQGIYAYTAEGDPNTGVVVGDESVLVFDAQATPKMAETVIERVRRITVKPISHVVLSHYHAVRVLGAPAYGAREIVASDVAREMIVERGEQDKASEIGRFPRLFQGADSIRPGLTWPTMTFSDTASIWLGKREVRLMKLGRGHTAGDIVAWIPDAEVSFAGDLVEYGATPYCGDAHFEDWPTTLDHLSALGSVAMVPGRGSALTDAAMVADGISGTRAFLSDLYDAVKQNAGAGRSLRETFERVHAVLKPGYGDWVIFEHCLPFNVSRAYDEANGLDHPRIWTDERDRQMWIDLRG; translated from the coding sequence ATGTCGACTGACAAGCCCGCCTTCGCCTCCAGTGCCGATCTCGGCGAGAAGACCATTTCCTTCGATGAGATCGGCCAGGGCATCTACGCCTATACCGCCGAGGGCGACCCCAATACCGGGGTCGTCGTCGGTGACGAGAGCGTGCTCGTCTTCGATGCGCAGGCGACGCCGAAGATGGCGGAAACCGTGATCGAGCGCGTCCGCAGGATCACCGTCAAGCCGATCAGCCATGTCGTACTCTCGCATTACCACGCGGTCCGCGTGCTGGGGGCGCCAGCCTATGGCGCCCGCGAGATCGTCGCTTCCGATGTCGCCCGCGAGATGATCGTGGAGCGCGGCGAACAGGACAAGGCGAGCGAGATCGGCCGGTTTCCGCGGCTTTTCCAGGGGGCGGATTCGATCCGCCCGGGCCTGACCTGGCCGACCATGACCTTTTCCGACACCGCCTCGATCTGGCTCGGCAAGCGCGAGGTCAGGCTGATGAAGCTCGGGCGCGGTCATACCGCTGGCGACATCGTCGCCTGGATTCCCGATGCCGAGGTCTCCTTCGCGGGGGATCTCGTCGAATATGGTGCGACGCCCTATTGCGGCGATGCCCATTTCGAGGACTGGCCGACGACGCTCGACCATTTGTCGGCCCTCGGCTCGGTCGCGATGGTGCCTGGCCGCGGCTCAGCGCTGACCGATGCGGCGATGGTTGCCGATGGGATCAGCGGCACGCGCGCCTTTCTCAGTGACCTCTATGACGCCGTGAAGCAGAACGCCGGCGCGGGTCGCTCGCTCCGCGAGACCTTCGAGCGTGTCCATGCCGTTTTGAAGCCAGGCTATGGCGACTGGGTCATCTTCGAGCATTGCCTGCCCTTCAATGTTTCGCGTGCCTATGATGAGGCCAACGGGCTCGATCATCCGCGCATCTGGACCGACGAGCGCGATCGCCAGATGTGGATCGACCTGCGGGGCTAG
- a CDS encoding fumarylacetoacetate hydrolase family protein → MKLASLMHGRDGRLVVVSKDLTRATDAFPVVATMQAALDDWGRHAPRLADLAEGLEHGSVPSFRFHEHDCAAPLPRAYQWLDGSAYVNHVVLVRKARGAEMPESFWSDPLMYQGGSDAVLGPRQPIRTRSEEDGIDFEAEIAVITGDVPMGVSAEAAHGHVRLVMLVNDVSLRNLIPNELAKGFGFLQSKPPTAFSPVAATPDELGEAWQGGKLHLPLLSLLNGQPFGQPNAGIDMTFDFGTLIAHAARTRPLSAGTIIGSGTVSNRDDEGGPGRPIAQGGVGYACIAEQRMVEMIKTGTAATPFLRFGDTVRIEMKDGDGYSVFGAIEQDVLPHVD, encoded by the coding sequence ATGAAACTCGCTTCCCTCATGCACGGTCGTGATGGCCGCCTTGTCGTGGTTTCCAAAGACCTGACCCGCGCCACGGACGCCTTTCCCGTGGTCGCGACCATGCAGGCCGCGCTCGATGACTGGGGGCGCCATGCGCCGCGCCTGGCCGATCTAGCAGAAGGTTTGGAGCATGGCTCGGTCCCATCCTTCCGTTTCCACGAGCATGATTGCGCAGCCCCCTTGCCGCGCGCCTATCAGTGGCTCGACGGCTCGGCCTATGTGAACCATGTCGTGCTCGTCAGGAAGGCGAGGGGCGCCGAGATGCCGGAGAGCTTCTGGAGCGACCCGCTGATGTATCAGGGCGGATCCGACGCCGTGCTGGGGCCGCGCCAGCCGATCCGGACCCGCAGCGAGGAGGACGGCATCGATTTCGAGGCCGAGATCGCCGTCATCACCGGCGACGTGCCGATGGGTGTCTCTGCGGAAGCGGCGCATGGCCATGTCCGCCTCGTGATGCTCGTCAATGACGTCAGCCTGCGCAACCTGATACCGAACGAACTGGCGAAGGGCTTTGGCTTTCTCCAGTCGAAGCCGCCGACGGCCTTCTCGCCGGTCGCCGCGACACCGGATGAACTGGGCGAGGCCTGGCAGGGCGGGAAGCTGCACTTGCCGCTGCTCTCGCTGCTCAACGGTCAGCCCTTCGGACAGCCGAATGCCGGCATCGACATGACCTTCGATTTCGGCACGCTGATCGCTCATGCCGCGCGGACGCGCCCGCTTTCCGCCGGCACGATCATCGGCTCGGGCACGGTCTCGAACCGCGACGACGAAGGCGGCCCGGGGCGCCCGATCGCGCAGGGTGGCGTCGGTTATGCCTGTATCGCCGAACAGCGAATGGTCGAGATGATCAAGACGGGCACCGCGGCGACGCCTTTCCTGCGCTTCGGCGATACGGTTCGTATCGAGATGAAGGACGGGGATGGCTATTCCGTTTTCGGTGCGATCGAACAGGACGTGCTGCCCCATGTCGACTGA
- a CDS encoding TRAP transporter substrate-binding protein produces the protein MKRRDFLKTGALAAAATPVAMPAIAQSQPEVKWRLTSSFPKALDTIYGTAQQFAKYMSDATDGKFQVQTFSAGEIVPGLQALDAVASGTVECAHTPTYFYIGKEPALGLGTGIPFGLNARQQHSWWFFGGGQEIINSALAKFNAYSIPCGNSGCQMGGFFRKELTSLDDLKGLKFRIGGMGGAVLAKLGVVPTQIAGGDVYPALERGTIDAAEFVGPYDDEKLGFVRVAKYYYYPGWWEGGAMLHLVIGQEAWNKLPKHYQAIVHHACEAANNWMLAKYDAVNPGGLRRLVQQGAQLKAFPMPIMEAALKAADEYYAETSAKSELFKKGYDSMVAFRGENLLWWQVAELSYDSFMNRLRSR, from the coding sequence ATGAAACGCCGCGACTTTTTGAAAACCGGTGCGCTGGCAGCGGCTGCGACGCCGGTCGCGATGCCGGCGATCGCGCAGTCGCAGCCTGAGGTGAAGTGGCGCCTGACCTCGAGCTTCCCGAAGGCGCTCGACACGATCTACGGCACGGCCCAGCAGTTCGCGAAATACATGTCGGACGCGACCGATGGCAAATTCCAGGTCCAGACCTTCTCCGCCGGCGAGATCGTGCCGGGCCTGCAGGCCCTCGACGCGGTCGCCTCCGGCACGGTCGAATGCGCGCATACGCCGACCTATTTCTATATCGGCAAGGAGCCGGCACTCGGGCTCGGCACCGGCATCCCGTTCGGACTCAATGCGCGTCAGCAGCATTCCTGGTGGTTCTTCGGCGGCGGCCAGGAGATCATCAATTCGGCGCTGGCCAAATTCAATGCCTATTCGATCCCCTGCGGCAATTCCGGCTGCCAGATGGGCGGCTTCTTCCGCAAGGAGCTGACCTCGCTCGATGATCTCAAGGGCCTGAAGTTCCGCATCGGCGGCATGGGCGGGGCCGTGCTGGCCAAGCTTGGCGTGGTGCCGACGCAGATCGCCGGCGGCGACGTCTATCCTGCGCTGGAGCGCGGCACGATCGACGCAGCAGAATTCGTCGGCCCCTATGACGACGAGAAGCTCGGCTTCGTGCGTGTCGCCAAATACTACTACTATCCCGGCTGGTGGGAGGGCGGCGCCATGCTGCATCTCGTCATCGGCCAGGAGGCCTGGAACAAGCTGCCGAAGCACTACCAGGCCATCGTCCACCACGCCTGCGAGGCCGCCAATAACTGGATGCTGGCGAAGTACGATGCGGTGAACCCGGGCGGCCTGCGCCGGCTGGTCCAGCAGGGTGCACAGCTCAAGGCATTCCCGATGCCGATCATGGAAGCGGCTCTCAAGGCGGCGGACGAGTACTACGCCGAGACCTCCGCCAAGAGCGAGCTGTTCAAGAAGGGCTATGATTCGATGGTCGCCTTCCGCGGCGAGAACCTGCTCTGGTGGCAGGTCGCCGAACTCTCCTACGACTCGTTCATGAACCGACTGCGGTCGCGCTGA
- a CDS encoding CHAD domain-containing protein, translating to MATPAKAPVRPSGGRSPRSRTSRTAVPSGPALMRLWALHWLAVCREMPLHGRRLLERLGNDPAKGIHDFRRLMKAWRSLLKLSPAALEQESVQLRADIKRLRQNFGATRDAAVVARTLQELLPGERGRLLEPPPDPMPPSDTIMSMQTELDRLAARMEEWSVAGERGGFLLAAFRRSYRKARRAARRDPRRMSLKHLHAWRTRIIDLGYQLSFFQPADPAHYKEQVEAAERLRTHLGAVVDLDLAERQLAETVATKPLRTVRKKLRRRAGKQRGKAAGMVGDVLDTRPKAVSAHLAEAMVAHAPRRIRLV from the coding sequence TTGGCGACACCCGCGAAAGCACCGGTTCGGCCGAGCGGCGGCAGGAGCCCGCGCAGCCGGACGTCGCGCACTGCGGTGCCCAGCGGTCCGGCATTGATGCGGCTCTGGGCCCTGCATTGGCTCGCCGTTTGTCGCGAAATGCCGTTGCACGGCCGGCGGTTGCTTGAGCGCCTGGGGAACGATCCGGCCAAGGGCATTCATGATTTCCGGCGCCTGATGAAGGCGTGGCGTTCCCTGCTGAAGCTCTCGCCGGCCGCACTGGAGCAGGAGTCGGTGCAGCTCCGGGCCGATATCAAGCGCCTGCGCCAGAATTTTGGCGCGACGCGTGATGCCGCGGTCGTCGCGCGGACATTGCAGGAGCTGCTGCCGGGTGAACGCGGCAGGCTGCTCGAGCCCCCGCCGGACCCGATGCCGCCGTCGGACACGATCATGTCCATGCAGACCGAACTGGATCGTCTCGCCGCCAGGATGGAGGAGTGGTCGGTCGCCGGCGAGCGCGGTGGCTTCCTGCTCGCGGCATTCCGGCGCAGCTATCGCAAGGCCAGACGCGCGGCCCGCCGCGATCCGCGTCGGATGAGCCTGAAGCACCTGCACGCCTGGCGCACCCGCATCATCGATCTCGGCTATCAGCTCAGCTTCTTCCAGCCCGCCGATCCCGCTCACTACAAGGAGCAGGTCGAGGCGGCCGAGCGCTTGCGCACCCATCTCGGCGCGGTCGTCGATCTCGACCTGGCAGAACGGCAACTGGCGGAAACCGTTGCGACCAAGCCCCTGCGGACGGTCAGGAAGAAGCTGCGCCGGCGCGCCGGCAAGCAGCGTGGCAAGGCGGCCGGGATGGTCGGGGATGTGCTCGACACGCGCCCGAAAGCCGTCTCTGCGCATCTGGCCGAAGCAATGGTGGCGCATGCGCCGCGCCGGATCAGACTTGTCTGA
- the hmgA gene encoding homogentisate 1,2-dioxygenase, translated as MNVQAQIHTAPLRQAATGTRYMSGFGNSFETEALPGALPVGRNSPQRAAYGLYAEQLSGSPFTAPRSSNERSWLYRIRPSVKHGGRWKKVDKGLIRSAPCRDEAELPIGQLRWSPIPMPSEALTFLTGLRTLTTAGDAETQAGMAAHMVFVTASMEREYVFCADGELLVVAQEGALRFCTEFGVIEIEPGEICIIPRGVVFRCELMGGPARAYVCENYGGSFTLPDRGPIGANCLANPRDFLTPIAAYDDDETPSTLYAKWGGELFSTPIGQSPLDVVAWHGNYAPYKYDLRHYSPVGAISFDHPDPSIFTVLTAPSETPGTANIDFVIFPERWMVAENTFRPPWYHRNIMSEFMGLIYGVYDAKPEGFTPGGFSLHNMMLPHGPDTQAFEHASTVELKPVKLTGTMAFMFETRFPQRVTGYAASLPALQPDYSACWEGLKKRFDPTRREAW; from the coding sequence ATGAATGTCCAGGCACAGATTCACACAGCCCCGCTACGCCAGGCCGCCACCGGCACGCGCTACATGTCGGGCTTCGGCAATAGTTTCGAGACCGAAGCTCTGCCCGGCGCCCTGCCAGTCGGCCGCAATTCGCCGCAGAGGGCCGCCTATGGCCTTTATGCCGAGCAGCTGTCCGGTTCGCCCTTCACCGCGCCGCGCTCCTCGAACGAGCGATCCTGGCTCTATCGCATCCGCCCCAGCGTCAAGCATGGCGGCCGCTGGAAGAAGGTCGACAAGGGGCTGATCCGCAGTGCTCCTTGCCGCGACGAGGCCGAGTTGCCGATCGGCCAGTTGCGCTGGAGTCCGATTCCGATGCCATCGGAGGCGCTGACCTTCCTCACCGGCCTGCGCACGCTGACGACGGCGGGCGATGCTGAGACCCAGGCCGGCATGGCCGCCCATATGGTTTTCGTCACCGCCTCGATGGAACGCGAATACGTCTTCTGCGCCGATGGCGAATTGCTCGTCGTGGCGCAGGAGGGAGCGTTGCGCTTCTGCACCGAATTCGGCGTGATCGAGATCGAGCCCGGCGAGATCTGCATCATCCCGCGCGGCGTCGTCTTCCGCTGCGAGCTGATGGGCGGACCGGCTCGCGCCTATGTCTGCGAGAACTATGGCGGCTCCTTCACCTTGCCGGATCGCGGCCCGATCGGCGCGAATTGCCTGGCCAATCCGCGTGACTTTCTGACACCCATCGCGGCCTATGATGACGACGAGACGCCCTCGACGCTCTATGCGAAATGGGGCGGGGAGCTCTTTTCTACGCCGATCGGCCAGTCGCCGCTCGATGTCGTGGCCTGGCATGGCAATTACGCGCCCTACAAATACGACCTGCGCCATTATTCACCGGTCGGGGCGATTTCCTTCGACCATCCTGATCCGTCGATCTTCACGGTCCTGACCGCGCCCTCGGAGACCCCCGGCACTGCGAATATCGACTTCGTGATCTTCCCCGAGCGCTGGATGGTCGCGGAGAACACGTTCCGTCCGCCCTGGTACCATCGCAATATCATGTCCGAGTTCATGGGGCTGATCTACGGCGTCTATGACGCCAAGCCCGAGGGCTTCACGCCCGGCGGCTTCAGCCTCCACAACATGATGCTGCCGCATGGACCGGACACGCAGGCGTTCGAACATGCGAGCACGGTCGAGCTCAAGCCGGTGAAGCTGACCGGGACCATGGCCTTCATGTTCGAGACCCGCTTCCCCCAGCGCGTCACCGGCTATGCCGCGAGCCTGCCGGCCCTGCAGCCGGACTACAGCGCCTGCTGGGAGGGGCTGAAGAAGCGCTTCGATCCGACGAGACGCGAGGCCTGGTAG
- a CDS encoding MarR family winged helix-turn-helix transcriptional regulator, producing MSTQPEPPSPGDETTLRLEQFLPYRLNVVGFFASRALGRIYSERFGIGIPEWRVIAQLGEFGKLTSRDIGELSQMHKTKVSRAVSELEKRGLTSRSENREDRREAFISLTPRGSRTYAEIVPLALAFQARWTEGLPADELRVFERVLSVLTERGRHLAGGYHESEG from the coding sequence ATGTCAACGCAACCCGAGCCTCCCTCACCCGGCGACGAAACGACCCTGCGGCTGGAGCAGTTCCTGCCTTATCGGCTGAACGTCGTCGGCTTTTTCGCCAGCCGCGCGCTTGGGCGAATCTACAGCGAGCGCTTCGGCATCGGCATTCCCGAATGGCGTGTGATCGCGCAGCTCGGCGAATTCGGAAAGCTGACCTCACGGGATATCGGCGAGCTGTCCCAGATGCACAAGACCAAGGTTTCGCGCGCCGTCAGCGAGCTCGAGAAGCGCGGCCTGACCTCACGCAGCGAGAATCGCGAGGACCGGCGCGAGGCCTTCATCAGCCTGACTCCCCGCGGCTCCCGGACCTATGCCGAGATCGTGCCGCTGGCGCTCGCCTTCCAGGCGCGTTGGACCGAGGGACTGCCGGCAGACGAGCTGCGTGTGTTCGAGCGTGTGCTGTCGGTTCTCACCGAACGGGGCCGCCATCTCGCGGGCGGCTATCACGAAAGCGAAGGCTGA
- a CDS encoding DUF2865 domain-containing protein — MRLRLIRRLGAMLLAFSAMGGAALAQSPACNAWRSELASLQGQRGSDPRAAQQAQRVGAQLSQSVSQFRAMGCERGGFLFFGAQAPPQCGGLRAQINQLQSQYTALQRQAQGGAAEQRRMQLAAAIETNCRGGQQQRGFFETIFGIEPRRGEIDSTMPELDPDMQPLDSEKPRQGGPNTVCVRTCDGYFFPLANSPGGRDGQDEMCQALCPGTETLAFGMSTGGDIQNAVARASGTPYSSLANAGKYIRSFDSACTCRAPGQSWSEALRNAEELLDKRKGDVIVTEQRAAELSRPKPDPKRKNTAPAPAQQQPILSDADDKPMPSENSPTSGTESAGMGPQSVEPEKVVQQGDGVKKESRSVTGERRTVRIVAPNLAPNLGPAVARP, encoded by the coding sequence ATGAGACTACGACTGATCCGGCGCCTCGGCGCGATGCTGCTGGCCTTCTCGGCGATGGGTGGAGCGGCGCTGGCGCAGTCGCCCGCGTGCAATGCCTGGCGCAGCGAACTCGCGAGCCTGCAGGGCCAGCGCGGCAGCGATCCGCGCGCCGCGCAGCAAGCGCAGCGCGTCGGCGCCCAGCTCTCGCAAAGCGTCAGCCAGTTTCGCGCAATGGGCTGCGAACGCGGCGGCTTCCTCTTCTTCGGTGCGCAGGCGCCCCCGCAATGCGGCGGCCTGCGGGCACAGATCAACCAGTTGCAGTCCCAGTACACGGCACTCCAGCGCCAGGCGCAGGGCGGAGCCGCCGAGCAGCGCCGCATGCAGCTTGCTGCGGCGATCGAGACCAATTGCCGGGGTGGACAGCAGCAGCGCGGCTTCTTCGAGACGATCTTCGGCATTGAGCCACGCCGCGGCGAAATCGATTCCACCATGCCGGAGCTCGATCCGGACATGCAGCCGCTCGATTCGGAGAAGCCCCGCCAGGGCGGCCCCAATACGGTCTGCGTCCGGACCTGCGACGGCTATTTCTTCCCGCTTGCCAACAGCCCCGGCGGCCGCGACGGCCAGGATGAAATGTGCCAGGCGCTCTGCCCGGGAACGGAGACGCTGGCCTTCGGCATGAGCACCGGCGGCGACATTCAAAATGCTGTCGCCCGTGCTAGCGGGACGCCCTATTCGTCGCTGGCGAACGCCGGAAAATACATTCGAAGCTTCGATTCCGCCTGCACCTGCCGGGCGCCGGGCCAAAGCTGGTCGGAGGCGCTGCGCAATGCCGAGGAGCTTCTCGACAAGCGCAAGGGCGACGTCATCGTCACCGAACAGCGCGCAGCCGAGCTGTCGCGGCCCAAGCCCGATCCCAAGCGCAAGAACACGGCACCCGCGCCGGCTCAGCAGCAGCCGATCCTGTCTGATGCCGATGACAAGCCGATGCCGTCAGAGAACTCACCGACTTCGGGCACGGAGTCGGCCGGCATGGGTCCGCAGAGCGTCGAACCCGAGAAGGTCGTGCAGCAAGGCGACGGCGTGAAAAAAGAGAGCCGCAGCGTCACCGGCGAGCGGCGCACGGTCAGGATCGTTGCGCCCAACCTCGCACCCAATCTGGGGCCCGCGGTCGCGCGGCCCTGA
- a CDS encoding MFS transporter, producing MSETTADTHTGMDLADTRRRLKAIFMGSVGNLVEWYDFYAYTAFALYFAPHFFPSHDPVVQQLNAATLFAAGFIVRPIGGWLFGHIADRYGRRLSLTISVLMMCFGSLIIALTPTYATIGFAAPALLALARIIEGLSLGGEYGASATYLTEIADPNHRGFYSSFQYVTLIGGQLTAIVVLLLLQNVFLTHEQLVAWGWRIPFVIGALLAITAMFMRRHMHETESFVEASKTKKRESSLRGLLKYPREVAIVVGLTAGGTAAFYTFTTYMQTFVKQTVGLSDITTTYVIAGSLIFASILQPIYGAISDRIGRKPLLIFFGVAGSLLTVPILTMLSQTKSPWMAFLLISGAWIFVAGYTSINAVVKAELFPTAIRATGIAVPYAVTVSIFGGTAPAIALFFKQQGHEQWFFYYLAGVIFLSLLVYATMRDTKHESAMHRHE from the coding sequence ATGTCAGAGACAACCGCCGACACCCATACCGGAATGGATCTGGCCGACACCCGTCGCCGCCTGAAGGCGATCTTCATGGGCTCGGTCGGCAATCTCGTCGAATGGTATGATTTCTACGCCTACACGGCCTTCGCGCTCTATTTCGCGCCGCATTTCTTCCCCTCGCACGATCCCGTCGTCCAGCAACTCAACGCCGCGACGCTGTTCGCCGCCGGCTTCATCGTCCGCCCGATCGGCGGATGGCTGTTCGGTCACATCGCCGACCGCTATGGCCGCCGGCTGTCGCTGACGATCTCGGTGCTGATGATGTGTTTCGGCTCGCTGATCATCGCGCTGACGCCGACCTATGCGACGATCGGTTTTGCAGCGCCGGCGCTGCTGGCTCTCGCGCGGATCATCGAGGGCCTGAGCCTCGGCGGCGAGTACGGGGCAAGCGCCACCTATCTCACCGAGATCGCCGACCCGAACCATCGCGGGTTCTATTCAAGCTTTCAGTACGTCACGCTGATCGGCGGCCAGTTGACCGCCATCGTGGTGCTGCTGCTGCTTCAGAACGTGTTCCTGACCCATGAACAGCTCGTCGCCTGGGGCTGGCGCATTCCCTTCGTGATCGGAGCCCTGCTCGCGATCACCGCGATGTTCATGCGCCGCCACATGCATGAGACGGAATCCTTCGTCGAAGCAAGCAAGACGAAGAAGCGCGAAAGCTCGCTGCGCGGGCTGCTGAAATACCCACGCGAGGTTGCGATCGTGGTCGGCCTGACGGCCGGCGGCACTGCGGCCTTCTATACCTTCACCACCTATATGCAGACCTTCGTGAAGCAGACCGTCGGGCTGTCCGACATTACGACGACCTATGTGATCGCCGGTTCCCTGATCTTCGCCTCGATCTTGCAGCCCATCTATGGCGCGATCTCCGACAGGATCGGCCGCAAGCCGCTGCTGATCTTCTTCGGCGTTGCCGGCTCGCTGCTGACGGTGCCGATCCTGACGATGCTGTCCCAGACCAAGTCGCCCTGGATGGCGTTCCTGCTGATCTCCGGAGCCTGGATCTTCGTCGCCGGCTATACCTCGATCAACGCCGTGGTGAAGGCCGAACTGTTCCCGACCGCGATCCGCGCCACAGGCATCGCCGTGCCCTACGCCGTGACGGTATCGATCTTTGGCGGCACGGCGCCTGCGATCGCGCTGTTCTTCAAGCAGCAGGGCCACGAGCAGTGGTTCTTCTACTACCTGGCGGGCGTGATCTTCCTGTCGCTGCTGGTCTACGCGACCATGCGCGACACCAAGCATGAATCGGCAATGCACCGGCACGAGTGA